Proteins encoded by one window of Zerene cesonia ecotype Mississippi chromosome 8, Zerene_cesonia_1.1, whole genome shotgun sequence:
- the LOC119828740 gene encoding uncharacterized protein LOC119828740 translates to MATYLFIPEPETNRHFHVVNQNLLSVSGTAVLASTDGSAKFTVSIGTNPQVSYWILGTDYEEYALAYSCQNVDSNQQEVFSWKLSRSSALDVESNNKINSIISSISSPVLDNNLFENADQSDAACFYYPNIPQNEPVIFPGQCDPNINVVSSLNLTEFQGEWVLIQTYYSERQSGTCNRAEYTATGNGLTVVNSHVVNQNRLSVSGTATSPASDGKLVVNIGSNPAVNYWILGTNYETYALAYSCENIDSNRRRVWSWKLSRTTSLRDEDAQAINSLMSNVDVLDQRYFQNADQSDAACFYYPNIPQNEPVIFPGQCDPNINVVSSLNLTEFQGEWVLIQTYYSERQSGTCNRAEYTATGNGLTVVNSHVVNQNRLSVSGTATSPAGDGKLVVNIGSNPAVNYWILGTNYETYALAYSCENIDSNRRRVWSWKLSRTTSLRDEDAQAINSLMSNVDVLDQRYFQNADQSDAACFYYPDIPQGEPVIFPGQCDPNINVVSSLNLTEFQGEWVLIQTYFSERQSGTCNRAQYGLNGNVLSVVNSHVVNQNLLSVSGTATSPSGDGKLVVNIGSNPAVNYWILGTNYDTYALAYSCQNLENNRRRVWSWKLSRTTSLRDEDAQAINNLMSNVDVLDQRYFQNADQSDAACFYYPDIPQGEPVIFPGQCDPNINVVSSLNLTEFQGEWVLIQTYFSERQSGTCNRAEYALNGNVLSVVNSHVVNQNRLSVSGTATSPSGDGKLVVNIGSNPAVNYWILGTNYDTYALAYSCQNLENNRRRVWSWKLSRTTSLRDEDAQAINSLMSNVDVLDQRYFQNADQSDAACFYYPDIPLGEPVIFPGQCDPNINVVSSLNLTEFQGEWVLIQTYFSERQSGTCNRAQYGLSGNVLSVVNSHVVNQNLLSVSGTATSPSGDGKLVVNIGSNPAVNYWILGTNYDTYALAYSCQNLENNRRRVWSWKLSRTTSLRDEDAQAINSLMSNVDVLDQRYFQNADQSDAACFYYPDIPQGEPVIFPGQCDPNINVVNSLNLTEFQGEWVLIQTYFSERQSGTCNRAQYGLNGNVLSVVNSHVVNQNLLSVSGTATSPSGDGKLVVNIGSNPAVNYWILGTNYDTYALAYSCQNLENNRRRVWSWKLSRTTSLRDEDAQAINNLMSNVDVLDQRYFQNADQSDAACFYYPDIPLGEPVIFPGQCDPNINVVSSLNLTEFQGEWVLIQTYFSERQSGTCNRAQYGLNGNVLSVVNSHVVNQNLLSVSGTATSPSGDGKLVVNIGSNPAVNYWILGTNYETYALAYSCQNLENNRRRVWSWKLSRTTSLRDEDAQAINSLMSNVDVLDQRYFQNADQSDAACFYYPDIPQGDPVIFPGQCDPNINVVSSLNLTEFQGEWVLIQTYFSERQSGTCNRAQYGLNGNVLSVVNSHVVNQNLLSVSGTATSPSGDGKLVVNIGSNPAVNYWILGTNYDTYALAYSCQNLENNRRRVWSWKLSRTTSLRDEDAQAINNLMSNVDVLDQRYFQNADQSDAACFYYPDIPLGEPVIFPGQCDPNINVVSSLNLTEFQGEWVLIQTYFSERQSGTCNRAQYGLNGNVLSVVNSHVVNQNLLSVSGTATSPSGDGKLVVNIGSNPAVNYWILGTNYDTYALAYSCQNLENNRRRVWSWKLSRTTSLRDEDAQAINSLMSNVDVLDQRYFQNADQSDAACFYYPDIPLGEPVIFSGQCDPNINVVSSLNLTEFQGEWILIQTYFSERQSGTCNRAEYTLNGNVLSVVNSHVVNQNLLSVSGTATSPTGDGKLIVNIGSNPAVDYWILGTNYNSYALAYSCQNLENNRRRVWSWKLSRTTSLRDEDAQVIDSLMSDVNVLDQRYYQNADQSDAACYYSNDISLGEPVIFPGQCDPNISVVSNLNLTEFQGEWVLIQTYFSERQSGTCNRAQYALSGNGLTVVNSHVVNQNRLSVSGTATSPSGDGKLVVNIGSNPAVDYWILGTNYESYALAYSCQNLDNNRQRVWSWKLSRTTSLRDEDAQAINSLMSNVDVLDQRYFQNADQSDAACFYYPEFEPNEPVVFPGQCDVNVPVVSNFNVSRFQNEWVLISSYYSARQSGSCNRAKYTLDGSVLNVVNSHVVNETLLSVSGTATVVSSGKLVVNIGSNPPADYWILDTDYDNYALAYSCENINNAQRRIWSWKLSRTTYLTSEANQNIESVMSNIDVLDNRYFQYADQSDSACFYLPDIPLGEAVIFPGQCDPNIAVVSNFNMTAFLGDWRLISTYYTHRQSGTCNMASYSFSGNTIRVVNSHIVNQNHMSVSGTVVLASTDGSGKLNVSISRRTVDYWILTTDYENYALAYSCSNLQNNQRRVYSWKLSRSRTMSAPGNTAIDNVINNVNVLNERYFENANQTDAGCFYFPRVNPDAPVIFPGQCDLGVRAVYNFNVSAFLGVWHEIEIYPTGLDNEQCATQDYIQQSATSFTLAARYVNNGVQGSYNWLLERSASDTTGSFIATIQTPSMSISFPFWIIDTDYNNYALAYACANMDAYSRRVYSWKLSRSKQLSAASNAAITSSMENIQVLDQRYFKTLNQSDAACFHLPEFGEGQTVVLPGQCDVNIPVVADFDVEKYSGTWYQIERYPQRFESGDCTGARYTLNGDVVTLLNWQRIDGVLDTIEGNATIISTDGSAKLRVTLPSRAPNASPNQVSTMDLYVLTTDYNTYSLAYSCVNVDAHHRALGAWKLSRSRTMSADGNNAINAYMANRQELENRYFIRVEQNDSCPEPSSAIIYKSSITVLFILCLALFNIS, encoded by the exons ATGGCGACTTATCTCTTCATACCCGAACCCGAGACAAACAGGCACTT CCACGTAGTAAATCAGAATCTACTTTCTGTATCTGGAACTGCAGTTCTAGCTTCAACTGATGGAAGTGCTAAATTTACAGTCTCTATTGGCACaa ACCCTCAAGTGAGTTATTGGATTCTTGGAACTGATTATGAAGAGTATGCTCTTGCGTATAGCTGTCAAAATGTGGACAGTAACCAACAAGAGG TTTTTAGTTGGAAGCTTAGTCGCTCCAGCGCACTTGATGTggaatcaaataacaaaatcaacAGTATAATCAGCAGTATCTCGTCACCAGTATTGGACAACAACCTTTTCGAAAATGCAGACCAATCTGACGCAGCTTGCTTCTACTATCCCAATATCCCACAAAACGAACCTGTTATATTTCCTGGGCAATGTGATcctaatataaatgttgtcaGTAGCTTAAATTTGACCGAA tTTCAAGGGGAATGGGTCTTGATCCAAACATATTACTCTGAGCGGCAATCAGGAACCTGCAACCGAGCCGAATATACAGCAACCGGAAATGGTTTGACCGTGGTGAACAGTCACGTGGTGAACCAAAACCGGCTCTCAGTTTCGGGAACAGCGACATCTCCAGCCAGTGATGGAAAATTAGTTGTAAACATCGGCTCAA ATCCAGCTGTCAATTATTGGATTCTTGGAACAAATTATGAAACGTACGCTCTGGCTTACAGTTGTGAAAATATAGACAGTAACAGACGAAGag TTTGGAGCTGGAAACTAAGTCGGACAACTTCGTTAAGAGATGAAGACGCTCAAGCTATAAACAGTCTAATGAGCAACGTAGACGTCCTGGACCAACGATACTTCCAAAACGCAGACCAATCTGACGCAGCTTGCTTCTACTATCCCAATATCCCACAAAACGAACCTGTTATATTCCCTGGGCAATGTGATcctaatataaatgttgtcaGTAGCTTAAATTTAACCGAA TTTCAAGGGGAATGGGTCTTGATCCAAACATATTACTCTGAGCGGCAATCAGGCACCTGCAACCGAGCCGAATATACTGCAACCGGAAATGGTTTGACCGTGGTGAACAGTCACGTGGTGAACCAAAACCGGCTCTCAGTTTCAGGAACAGCGACATCTCCAGCCGGTGATGGAAAATTAGTTGTAAACATCGGCTCAA ATCCAGCTGTCAATTATTGGATTCTTGGAACAAATTATGAAACGTACGCTCTGGCTTACAGTTGTGAAAATATAGACAGTAACAGACGAAGag TTTGGAGCTGGAAACTAAGTCGGACAACTTCGTTAAGAGATGAAGACGCCCAAGCTATAAACAGTCTAATGAGCAACGTTGACGTCCTGGACCAACGATACTTCCAAAACGCAGACCAATCCGACGCAGCTTGCTTCTACTATCCCGATATCCCACAAGGAGAACCTGTTATATTCCCTGGACAATGTGATCCTAACATAAATGTTGTCAGCAGCTTGAATTTAACCGAA TTCCAAGGAGAATGGGTACTGATCCAGACGTATTTCTCCGAGCGGCAATCAGGCACTTGCAACCGTGCCCAATACGGTCTAAACGGAAATGTATTGAGCGTGGTGAATAGTCACGTGGTGAACCAGAACCTTCTCTCAGTTTCGGGAACAGCAACATCTCCGTCTGGTGATGGGAAATTAGTTGTTAACATCGGCTCAA ATCCAGCTGTCAATTATTGGATTCTAGGAACAAATTATGATACGTACGCACTGGCTTACAGCTGCCAAAATTTAGAAAACAACAGACGAAGAG TTTGGAGCTGGAAGCTAAGTCGGACAACTTCGTTAAGAGATGAAGACGCTCAAGctataaataatctaatgAGCAACGTAGATGTCTTGGACCAACGATACTTCCAAAACGCAGACCAATCCGACGCAGCTTGCTTCTACTATCCCGATATCCCACAAGGAGAACCCGTTATATTCCCTGGACAATGTGATcctaatataaatgttgtcaGTAGCTTGAATTTGACCGAA TTCCAAGGGGAATGGGTATTGATCCAGACGTATTTCTCCGAGCGGCAATCAGGCACCTGCAACCGTGCCGAATACGCTCTAAATGGAAATGTTTTGAGCGTGGTGAATAGCCACGTGGTGAACCAAAATCGACTCTCAGTTTCGGGAACAGCAACATCACCGTCTGGAGACGGGAAATTAGTTGTTAACATCGGCTCaa ATCCAGCTGTCAATTATTGGATTCTAGGAACAAATTATGATACGTACGCACTGGCTTACAGCTGCCAAAATTTAGAAAACAACAGACGAAGAG TTTGGAGCTGGAAACTAAGTCGGACAACTTCGTTAAGAGATGAAGACGCTCAAGCTATAAATAGTCTAATGAGCAACGTAGACGTCCTGGACCAACGATACTTCCAAAACGCAGACCAATCCGACGCAGCTTGCTTCTACTATCCCGATATCCCACTAGGAGAACCTGTTATATTCCCTGGACAATGTGATcctaatataaatgttgtcaGTAGCTTGAATTTGACCGAA TTCCAAGGGGAATGGGTATTGATCCAGACGTATTTCTCCGAGCGGCAATCAGGCACCTGCAACCGTGCCCAATACGGTCTTAGCGGAAATGTGTTGAGCGTGGTGAATAGTCACGTGGTGAACCAGAACCTTCTCTCAGTTTCGGGAACAGCAACATCTCCATCTGGAGATGGGAAATTAGTTGTTAACATCGGCTCaa ATCCAGCTGTCAATTATTGGATTCTAGGAACAAATTATGATACGTACGCACTGGCTTACAGCTGCCAAAATTTAGAAAACAACAGACGAAGAG TTTGGAGCTGGAAACTAAGTCGGACAACTTCGTTAAGAGATGAAGACGCTCAAGCTATAAATAGTCTAATGAGCAACGTAGATGTCCTGGACCAACGATACTTCCAAAACGCAGACCAATCCGACGCAGCTTGCTTCtactatcccgatattccacaAGGAGAACCCGTTATATTCCCTGGACAATGTGATCCTAACATAAATGTTGTCAATAGCTTGAATTTGACCGAA TTCCAAGGGGAATGGGTACTGATCCAGACGTATTTCTCTGAGCGGCAATCAGGCACCTGCAACCGTGCCCAATACGGTCTAAACGGAAATGTATTGAGCGTGGTGAATAGTCACGTGGTGAACCAGAACCTTCTCTCAGTTTCGGGAACAGCAACATCACCGTCTGGTGATGGGAAATTAGTTGTTAACATCGGCTCAA ATCCAGCTGTCAATTATTGGATTCTAGGAACAAATTATGATACGTACGCACTGGCTTATAGCTGCCAAAATTTAGAAAACAACAGACGAAGAg TTTGGAGCTGGAAGCTAAGTCGGACTACTTCGTTAAGAGATGAAGACGCTCAAGctataaataatctaatgAGCAACGTAGATGTCCTGGACCAACGATACTTCCAAAACGCAGACCAATCCGACGCAGCTTGCTTCTACTATCCCGATATCCCACTAGGAGAACCTGTTATATTCCCTGGACAATGTGATcctaatataaatgttgtcaGTAGCTTGAATTTGACCGAA TTCCAAGGAGAATGGGTACTGATCCAGACGTATTTCTCGGAGCGGCAATCAGGCACCTGCAACCGTGCCCAATACGGTCTTAACGGAAATGTATTGAGCGTGGTGAATAGTCACGTGGTGAACCAGAACCTTCTCTCAGTTTCGGGAACAGCAACATCTCCGTCTGGAGATGGGAAATTAGTTGTTAACATCGGCTCaa ATCCAGCTGTCAATTATTGGATTCTAGGAACAAATTATGAAACGTACGCTCTGGCTTACAGCTGCCAAAATTTAGAAAACAACAGACGAAGAG TTTGGAGCTGGAAACTAAGTCGGACAACTTCGTTAAGAGATGAAGACGCTCAAGCTATAAATAGTCTAATGAGCAACGTAGATGTCCTGGACCAACGATACTTCCAAAACGCAGACCAATCCGACGCAGCTTGCTTCTACTATCCCGATATCCCACAAGGAGATCCCGTTATATTCCCTGGACAATGTGATcctaatataaatgttgtcaGTAGCTTGAATTTGACCGAA TTCCAAGGGGAATGGGTACTGATTCAGACGTATTTCTCCGAGCGGCAATCAGGCACTTGCAACCGTGCCCAATACGGTCTAAACGGGAATGTATTGAGCGTGGTGAATAGTCACGTGGTGAACCAGAACCTTCTCTCAGTTTCGGGAACAGCAACATCACCGTCTGGAGATGGGAAATTAGTTGTTAACATCGGCTCAA ATCCAGCTGTCAATTATTGGATTCTAGGAACAAATTATGATACGTACGCTCTGGCTTACAGCTGCCAAAATTTAGAAAACAACAGACGAAGAG TTTGGAGCTGGAAGCTAAGTCGGACTACTTCGTTAAGAGATGAAGACGCTCAAGctataaataatctaatgAGCAACGTAGATGTCCTGGACCAACGATACTTCCAAAACGCAGACCAATCCGACGCAGCTTGCTTCTACTATCCCGATATCCCACTAGGAGAACCTGTTATATTCCCTGGACAATGTGATcctaatataaatgttgtcaGTAGCTTGAATTTGACCGAA TTCCAAGGAGAATGGGTACTGATCCAGACGTATTTCTCGGAGCGGCAATCAGGCACTTGCAACCGTGCCCAATACGGTCTAAACGGAAATGTATTGAGCGTGGTGAATAGTCACGTGGTGAACCAGAACCTTCTCTCAGTTTCGGGAACAGCAACATCTCCGTCTGGAGATGGGAAATTAGTTGTTAACATCGGCTCaa ATCCAGCTGTCAATTATTGGATTCTAGGAACAAATTATGATACGTACGCACTGGCTTACAGCTGCCAAAATTTAGAAAACAACAGACGAAGAG TTTGGAGCTGGAAACTAAGTCGGACAACTTCATTAAGAGATGAAGACGCTCAAGCTATAAATAGTCTAATGAGCAACGTAGACGTCCTGGACCAACGATACTTCCAAAACGCAGACCAATCCGACGCAGCTTGCTTCTACTATCCCGATATCCCACTAGGAGAACCTGTTATATTCTCTGGACAATGTGATcctaatataaatgttgtcaGTAGCTTGAATTTGACCGAA TTCCAAGGGGAATGGATCCTGATCCAGACGTATTTCTCTGAACGACAATCAGGCACCTGCAACCGAGCGGAATATACTCTAAACGGAAATGTATTGAGCGTGGTGAATAGTCACGTGGTGAACCAGAACCTTCTCTCAGTTTCGGGAACAGCGACATCTCCGACTGGTGAtggaaaattaattgtaaacatCGGCTCAA ATCCAGCTGTCGATTATTGGATTTTAGGAACAAACTATAATTCGTACGCACTGGCTTATAGCTGTCAAAATTTAGAAAACAACAGACGAAGAG TTTGGAGCTGGAAACTAAGTCGGACAACTTCGTTAAGAGATGAAGATGCTCAGGTTATAGATAGTCTAATGAGCGACGTAAATGTCCTGGACCAACGATACTACCAAAACGCAGACCAATCTGACGCAGCTTGCTACTACTCTAATGACATCTCACTAGGAGAACCTGTTATATTCCCCGGACAGTGCGATCCCAACATAAGTGTCGTCAGTAACTTGAATTTAACCGAA TTCCAAGGAGAATGGGTCCTGATTCAGACGTATTTCTCCGAGCGGCAATCAGGCACTTGCAACCGTGCCCAATACGCTCTAAGCGGAAATGGTTTGACCGTGGTGAATAGTCACGTGGTGAACCAAAACCGGCTCTCAGTTTCAGGCACAGCCACATCTCCGTCTGGTGATGGAAAATTAGTTGTTAACATCGGATCAA ATCCAGCTGTCGATTATTGGATTCTAGGAACAAACTATGAATCATACGCTCTGGCTTATAGCTGTCAAAATTTAGACAACAATAGACAAAGAG tatggAGCTGGAAATTAAGTCGGACAACTTCGTTAAGAGATGAAGACGCTCAAGCTATAAATAGTCTAATGAGCAACGTAGATGTTCTGGACCAACGATACTTCCAAAACGCAGACCAATCCGACGCAGCTTGCTTCTATTATCCGGAATTTGAGCCGAATGAACCAGTTGTATTCCCAGGACAGTGCGATGTCAATGTTCCTGTAGTCAGTAACTTTAACGTCTCCAGG TTCCAAAATGAATGGGTCTTAATCTCCTCCTATTACTCTGCGCGCCAATCAGGATCTTGCAACCGGGCTAAATATACTCTGGATGGATCTGTTCTGAACGTGGTAAACAGTCACGTGGTGAATGAAACGCTTCTTTCTGTATCAGGGACCGCCACAGTCGTCTCTAGTGGAAAGCTTGTAGTAAACATTGGAAGTA ATCCACCTGCTGATTACTGGATTCTCGACACTGACTACGACAACTATGCTCTGGCATATTCTTGCGAAAACATTAACAATGCACAACGGAGAA tttGGAGCTGGAAGCTAAGTCGTACCACATACCTGACGAGCGAAGCGAATCAAAACATCGAATCAGTCATGAGCAACATTGACGTGCTGGACAATCGATACTTCCAATACGCTGATCAGTCAGATTCAGCTTGTTTCTACTTGCCGGATATTCCACTTGGAGAAGCTGTCATATTCCCTGGCCAATGTGACCCAAATATTGCTGTCGTATCTAACTTTAATATGACTGCT TTCCTTGGTGACTGGCGCCTCATTTCAACGTACTATACCCACCGGCAATCCGGCACTTGCAACATGGCAAGTTACTCCTTCTCTGGTAACACTATCCGAGTTGTGAACAGTCACATCGTAAACCAAAACCACATGTCTGTATCAGGAACTGTTGTATTAGCGAGTACCGACGGCAGCGGCAAACTTAATGTCTCGATATCAC GCCGCACTGTCGACTACTGGATCCTAACAACAGATTACGAAAATTATGCCCTTGCATATAGCTGCAGCAACTTACAAAACAATCAGCGAAGAG TTTACAGTTGGAAGCTCAGCCGATCCAGGACTATGTCAGCCCCAGGAAATACAGCAATCGATAACGTTATCAATAACGTGAACGTGCTAAACGAGCGCTACTTTGAAAACGCAAATCAAACCGATGCCGGTTGCTTCTACTTCCCACGAGTAAACCCGGATGCACCAGTTATCTTCCCTGGTCAATGTGACTTGGGTGTCCGAGCGGTATACAACTTTAATGTATCAGCG ttcCTGGGAGTTTGGCacgaaattgaaatatatccGACTGGACTGGATAATGAACAATGCGCTACCCAAGATTACATTCAACAGTCGGCGACGTCGTTCACTTTGGCAGCCAGATACGTAAATAACGGGGTACAAGGATCATACAACTGGTTATTAGAACGCAGCGCTAGCGATACTACAGGATCCTTTATAGCCACCATTCAAACCCCTAGCATGA gTATATCGTTCCCGTTCTGGATTATTGATACggattataacaattatgcGTTGGCATATGCATGCGCTAATATGGATGCATATTCGAGAAgag TTTACAGTTGGAAACTCAGCAGATCAAAGCAGCTATCAGCTGCGTCAAACGCAGCTATTACATCCTCAATGGAAAATATCCAAGTACTAGATCAAAGATACTTCAAGACTCTGAACCAATCTGACGCCGCTTGCTTCCACCTTCCTGAATTCGGTGAAGGTCAAACGGTTGTACTGCCTGGTCAATGTGATGTTAATATACCGGTAGTTGCCGATTTTGATGTGGAAAAA